Proteins encoded within one genomic window of Suricata suricatta isolate VVHF042 chromosome 17, meerkat_22Aug2017_6uvM2_HiC, whole genome shotgun sequence:
- the ATP6V0A1 gene encoding V-type proton ATPase 116 kDa subunit a isoform X8 yields MKLEDVKKWIESSANFEKIENELKEINTNQEALKRNFLELTELKFILRKTQQFFDEAELHHQQMADPDLLEESSSLLEPSEMGRGTPLRLGFVAGVINRERIPTFERMLWRVCRGNVFLRQAEIENPLEDPVTGDYVHKSVFIIFFQGDQLKNRVKKICEGFRASLYPCPETPQERKEMASGVNTRIDDLQMVLNQTEDHRQRVLQAAAKNIRVWFIKVRKMKAIYHTLNLCNIDVTQKCLIAEVWCPVTDLDSIQFALRRGTEHSGSTVPSILNRMQTNQTPPTYNKTNKFTYGFQNIVDAYGIGTYREINPAPYTIITFPFLFAVMFGDFGHGILMTLFAVWMVLRESRILSQKNENEMFSTVFSGRYIILLMGVFSIYTGLIYNDCFSKSLNIFGSSWSVRPMFSLYNWTDETLRGNPVLQLNPAVPGVFGGPYPFGIDPIWNIATNKLTFLNSFKMKTSVILGITHMMFGVSLSLFNHTYFKKPLNIYFGFIPEIIFMTSLFGYLVILIFYKWTAYDAHTSEKAPSLLIHFINMFLFSYGDSSNSMLYSGQKGIQCFLVVVALLCVPWMLLFKPLVLRRQYLRRKHLEGQPVEAPVSPTPSQQGLEAAAAATGTLNFGGIRVGNGPTEEDAEIIQHDQLSTHSEDAEEPTEDEVFDFGDTMVHQAIHTIEYCLGCISNTASYLRLWALSLAHAQLSEVLWTMVIHIGLSVKSLAGGFALFFIFAAFATLTVAILLIMEGLSAFLHALRLHWVEFQNKFYSGTGFKFLPFSFEHIREGKFDE; encoded by the exons ATGAAGTTagaagatgtgaagaaatggatCGAAAGCTCC gcCAATTTTGAGAagattgaaaatgaactgaaggaaATCAACACAAACCAGGAAGCTCTGAAGAGAAATTTCCTGGAACTGACTGAATTAAAATTTATACTTCGCAAAACTCAGCAGTTTTTTGATGAG GCTGAATTGCATCATCAGCAGATGGCGGATCCAGACCTGTTGGAAGAGTCTTCGTCCCTCTTGGAGCCGAGTGAGATGGGAAGAGGCACACCGTTAAGACTTGG cttcgtggctggtgtgattAACCGGGAGCGCATCCCTACTTTTGAGCGCATGCTTTGGCGGGTGTGCCGAGGGAATGTGTTCCTGCGACAGGCTGAAATCGAGAACCCCCTGGAGGATCCTGTGACT GGTGACTACGTGCACAAGTCTGTATTCATCATTTTCTTCCAAGGTGATCAGCTGAAAAACAGAGTCAAGAAAATCTGCGAGGG GTTCCGGGCCTCACTCTATCCCTGTCCTGAGACACcacaggagaggaaggaaatggcTTCTGGAGTTAATACCAGGATTGACGATCTCCAAATG GTTCTGAATCAAACAGAGGACCACCGCCAGAGGGTTCTGCAGGCGGCTGCTAAAAACATCCGTGTCTGGTTCATCAAGGTGCGCAAGATGAAGGCCATCTACCACACCCTGAATCTGTGCAACATAGACGTGACCCAGAAGTGCCTGATCGCTGAGGTCTGGTGCCCTGTCACTGACCTCGATTCCATCCAGTTTGCACTCAGAAGGGGCACG GAACACAGTGGCTCCACGGTGCCCTCTATCTTGAACAGGATGCAAACAAATCAGACTCCCCCAACCTATAACAAAACGAACAAGTTCACATACGGCTTTCAGAACATAGTAGATGCTTATGGAATCGGGACTTACCGAGAGATAAACCCag cTCCATATACCATCATCACTTTCCCTTTCCTGTTTGCTGTAATGTTTGGGGACTTTGGCCATGGCATTTTAATGACCCTCTTTGCTGTGTGGATGGTGTTAAGAGAGAGCCGGATCCTCTCCCAGAAGAACGAGAATGAG ATGTTTAGTACTGTGTTCAGCGGTCGGTACATTATTCTATTGATGGGTGTGTTTTCCATCTACACTGGCCTCATCTACAATGATTGCTTTTCCAAGTCTCTTAATATCTTTGGGTCATCGTGGAGCGTACGGCCAATGTTCTCTTTATATAATTGGAC GGATGAGACACTTCGGGGGAACCCTGTGCTGCAGTTGAATCCAGCTGTCCCTGGAGTTTTTGGTGGACCGTACCCTTTTGGCATTGATCCA ATCTGGAACATTGCTACCAATAAACTGACCTTTCTCAACTCCTTTAAAATGAAGACGTCTGTTATCCTTGGCATCACCCACATGATGTTTGGAGTCAGCCTGAGCCTCTTCAACCATAC ctATTTCAAGAAGCCCCTGAATATCTACTTTGGATTTATTCCTGAAATAATCTTCATGACCTCTTTGTTTGGCTACTTGGTTATCCTTATATTTTATAAGTGGACAGCCTATGATGCTCATACATCTGAGAAAGCGCCAAGCCTTCTGATCCATTTCATAaacatgtttctcttttcctatggTGACTCTAGTAATTCAATGCTGTATTCTGGACAG AAAGGAATTCAGTGTTTCCTGGTAGTGGTTGCGCTACTCTGTGTACCTTGGATGCTACTATTTAAACCACTGGTCCTTCGCCGTCAGTATTTGAGGAGGAAGCATTTG GAAGGGCAGCCTGTGGAGGCCCCAGTCAGCCCAACCCCGAGCCAGCAGGGACTAGAGGCAGCAGCGGCTGCAACA GGAACTCTCAACTTTGGTGGGATCAGGGTGGGCAACGGACCGACAGAGGAGGATGCTGAGATTATTCAGCATGACCAGCTCTCCACCCATTCAGAGGACGCAGAAGAG CCTACCGAGGACGAAGTG TTTGACTTCGGGGACACCATGGTCCACCAGGCCATCCACACCATCGAGTACTGCCTGGGCTGCATCTCCAACACCGCCTCTTACCTGCGGCTCTGGGCCCTCAGCCTCGCTCATGCAC AGCTGTCTGAGGTGCTTTGGACCATGGTGATCCACATCGGCCTCAGCGTGAAGAGCTTGGCAGGAGGTTTTGCACTGTTCTTCATTTTCGCCGCCTTCGCCACCCTGACTGTGGCCATCCTCCTGATCATGGAGGGCCTCTCGGCCTTCCTGCACGCGCTGCGGTTACACTG ggTCGAGTTCCAGAATAAATTCTACAGCGGAACTGGTTTCAAGTTCCTACCCTTCTCCTTCGAGCACATTCGGGAAGGGAAGTTTGACGAGTGA
- the ATP6V0A1 gene encoding V-type proton ATPase 116 kDa subunit a isoform X7: MGELFRSEEMTLAQLFLQSEAAYCCVSELGELGKVQFRDLNPDVNVFQRKFVNEVRRCEEMDRKLRFVEKEIRKANIPIMDTGENPEVPFPRDMIDLEANFEKIENELKEINTNQEALKRNFLELTELKFILRKTQQFFDEMADPDLLEESSSLLEPSEMGRGTPLRLGFVAGVINRERIPTFERMLWRVCRGNVFLRQAEIENPLEDPVTGDYVHKSVFIIFFQGDQLKNRVKKICEGFRASLYPCPETPQERKEMASGVNTRIDDLQMVLNQTEDHRQRVLQAAAKNIRVWFIKVRKMKAIYHTLNLCNIDVTQKCLIAEVWCPVTDLDSIQFALRRGTEHSGSTVPSILNRMQTNQTPPTYNKTNKFTYGFQNIVDAYGIGTYREINPAPYTIITFPFLFAVMFGDFGHGILMTLFAVWMVLRESRILSQKNENEMFSTVFSGRYIILLMGVFSIYTGLIYNDCFSKSLNIFGSSWSVRPMFSLYNWTDETLRGNPVLQLNPAVPGVFGGPYPFGIDPIWNIATNKLTFLNSFKMKTSVILGITHMMFGVSLSLFNHTYFKKPLNIYFGFIPEIIFMTSLFGYLVILIFYKWTAYDAHTSEKAPSLLIHFINMFLFSYGDSSNSMLYSGQKGIQCFLVVVALLCVPWMLLFKPLVLRRQYLRRKHLGTLNFGGIRVGNGPTEEDAEIIQHDQLSTHSEDAEEFDFGDTMVHQAIHTIEYCLGCISNTASYLRLWALSLAHAQLSEVLWTMVIHIGLSVKSLAGGFALFFIFAAFATLTVAILLIMEGLSAFLHALRLHWVEFQNKFYSGTGFKFLPFSFEHIREGKFDE; the protein is encoded by the exons tTAAATCCAGATGTGAACGTTTTCCAGCGGAAATTTGTGAATGAAGTTagaagatgtgaagaaatggatCGAAAGCTCC GATTTGTTgagaaagagataagaaaagCTAATATCCCAATTATGGACACTGGTGAAAACCCAGAGGTGCCCTTCCCCCGGGACATGATTGACTTAGAG gcCAATTTTGAGAagattgaaaatgaactgaaggaaATCAACACAAACCAGGAAGCTCTGAAGAGAAATTTCCTGGAACTGACTGAATTAAAATTTATACTTCGCAAAACTCAGCAGTTTTTTGATGAG ATGGCGGATCCAGACCTGTTGGAAGAGTCTTCGTCCCTCTTGGAGCCGAGTGAGATGGGAAGAGGCACACCGTTAAGACTTGG cttcgtggctggtgtgattAACCGGGAGCGCATCCCTACTTTTGAGCGCATGCTTTGGCGGGTGTGCCGAGGGAATGTGTTCCTGCGACAGGCTGAAATCGAGAACCCCCTGGAGGATCCTGTGACT GGTGACTACGTGCACAAGTCTGTATTCATCATTTTCTTCCAAGGTGATCAGCTGAAAAACAGAGTCAAGAAAATCTGCGAGGG GTTCCGGGCCTCACTCTATCCCTGTCCTGAGACACcacaggagaggaaggaaatggcTTCTGGAGTTAATACCAGGATTGACGATCTCCAAATG GTTCTGAATCAAACAGAGGACCACCGCCAGAGGGTTCTGCAGGCGGCTGCTAAAAACATCCGTGTCTGGTTCATCAAGGTGCGCAAGATGAAGGCCATCTACCACACCCTGAATCTGTGCAACATAGACGTGACCCAGAAGTGCCTGATCGCTGAGGTCTGGTGCCCTGTCACTGACCTCGATTCCATCCAGTTTGCACTCAGAAGGGGCACG GAACACAGTGGCTCCACGGTGCCCTCTATCTTGAACAGGATGCAAACAAATCAGACTCCCCCAACCTATAACAAAACGAACAAGTTCACATACGGCTTTCAGAACATAGTAGATGCTTATGGAATCGGGACTTACCGAGAGATAAACCCag cTCCATATACCATCATCACTTTCCCTTTCCTGTTTGCTGTAATGTTTGGGGACTTTGGCCATGGCATTTTAATGACCCTCTTTGCTGTGTGGATGGTGTTAAGAGAGAGCCGGATCCTCTCCCAGAAGAACGAGAATGAG ATGTTTAGTACTGTGTTCAGCGGTCGGTACATTATTCTATTGATGGGTGTGTTTTCCATCTACACTGGCCTCATCTACAATGATTGCTTTTCCAAGTCTCTTAATATCTTTGGGTCATCGTGGAGCGTACGGCCAATGTTCTCTTTATATAATTGGAC GGATGAGACACTTCGGGGGAACCCTGTGCTGCAGTTGAATCCAGCTGTCCCTGGAGTTTTTGGTGGACCGTACCCTTTTGGCATTGATCCA ATCTGGAACATTGCTACCAATAAACTGACCTTTCTCAACTCCTTTAAAATGAAGACGTCTGTTATCCTTGGCATCACCCACATGATGTTTGGAGTCAGCCTGAGCCTCTTCAACCATAC ctATTTCAAGAAGCCCCTGAATATCTACTTTGGATTTATTCCTGAAATAATCTTCATGACCTCTTTGTTTGGCTACTTGGTTATCCTTATATTTTATAAGTGGACAGCCTATGATGCTCATACATCTGAGAAAGCGCCAAGCCTTCTGATCCATTTCATAaacatgtttctcttttcctatggTGACTCTAGTAATTCAATGCTGTATTCTGGACAG AAAGGAATTCAGTGTTTCCTGGTAGTGGTTGCGCTACTCTGTGTACCTTGGATGCTACTATTTAAACCACTGGTCCTTCGCCGTCAGTATTTGAGGAGGAAGCATTTG GGAACTCTCAACTTTGGTGGGATCAGGGTGGGCAACGGACCGACAGAGGAGGATGCTGAGATTATTCAGCATGACCAGCTCTCCACCCATTCAGAGGACGCAGAAGAG TTTGACTTCGGGGACACCATGGTCCACCAGGCCATCCACACCATCGAGTACTGCCTGGGCTGCATCTCCAACACCGCCTCTTACCTGCGGCTCTGGGCCCTCAGCCTCGCTCATGCAC AGCTGTCTGAGGTGCTTTGGACCATGGTGATCCACATCGGCCTCAGCGTGAAGAGCTTGGCAGGAGGTTTTGCACTGTTCTTCATTTTCGCCGCCTTCGCCACCCTGACTGTGGCCATCCTCCTGATCATGGAGGGCCTCTCGGCCTTCCTGCACGCGCTGCGGTTACACTG ggTCGAGTTCCAGAATAAATTCTACAGCGGAACTGGTTTCAAGTTCCTACCCTTCTCCTTCGAGCACATTCGGGAAGGGAAGTTTGACGAGTGA
- the ATP6V0A1 gene encoding V-type proton ATPase 116 kDa subunit a isoform X6, which translates to MGELFRSEEMTLAQLFLQSEAAYCCVSELGELGKVQFRDLNPDVNVFQRKFVNEVRRCEEMDRKLRFVEKEIRKANIPIMDTGENPEVPFPRDMIDLEANFEKIENELKEINTNQEALKRNFLELTELKFILRKTQQFFDEMADPDLLEESSSLLEPSEMGRGTPLRLGFVAGVINRERIPTFERMLWRVCRGNVFLRQAEIENPLEDPVTGDYVHKSVFIIFFQGDQLKNRVKKICEGFRASLYPCPETPQERKEMASGVNTRIDDLQMVLNQTEDHRQRVLQAAAKNIRVWFIKVRKMKAIYHTLNLCNIDVTQKCLIAEVWCPVTDLDSIQFALRRGTEHSGSTVPSILNRMQTNQTPPTYNKTNKFTYGFQNIVDAYGIGTYREINPAPYTIITFPFLFAVMFGDFGHGILMTLFAVWMVLRESRILSQKNENEMFSTVFSGRYIILLMGVFSIYTGLIYNDCFSKSLNIFGSSWSVRPMFSLYNWTDETLRGNPVLQLNPAVPGVFGGPYPFGIDPIWNIATNKLTFLNSFKMKTSVILGITHMMFGVSLSLFNHTYFKKPLNIYFGFIPEIIFMTSLFGYLVILIFYKWTAYDAHTSEKAPSLLIHFINMFLFSYGDSSNSMLYSGQKGIQCFLVVVALLCVPWMLLFKPLVLRRQYLRRKHLGTLNFGGIRVGNGPTEEDAEIIQHDQLSTHSEDAEEPTEDEVFDFGDTMVHQAIHTIEYCLGCISNTASYLRLWALSLAHAQLSEVLWTMVIHIGLSVKSLAGGFALFFIFAAFATLTVAILLIMEGLSAFLHALRLHWVEFQNKFYSGTGFKFLPFSFEHIREGKFDE; encoded by the exons tTAAATCCAGATGTGAACGTTTTCCAGCGGAAATTTGTGAATGAAGTTagaagatgtgaagaaatggatCGAAAGCTCC GATTTGTTgagaaagagataagaaaagCTAATATCCCAATTATGGACACTGGTGAAAACCCAGAGGTGCCCTTCCCCCGGGACATGATTGACTTAGAG gcCAATTTTGAGAagattgaaaatgaactgaaggaaATCAACACAAACCAGGAAGCTCTGAAGAGAAATTTCCTGGAACTGACTGAATTAAAATTTATACTTCGCAAAACTCAGCAGTTTTTTGATGAG ATGGCGGATCCAGACCTGTTGGAAGAGTCTTCGTCCCTCTTGGAGCCGAGTGAGATGGGAAGAGGCACACCGTTAAGACTTGG cttcgtggctggtgtgattAACCGGGAGCGCATCCCTACTTTTGAGCGCATGCTTTGGCGGGTGTGCCGAGGGAATGTGTTCCTGCGACAGGCTGAAATCGAGAACCCCCTGGAGGATCCTGTGACT GGTGACTACGTGCACAAGTCTGTATTCATCATTTTCTTCCAAGGTGATCAGCTGAAAAACAGAGTCAAGAAAATCTGCGAGGG GTTCCGGGCCTCACTCTATCCCTGTCCTGAGACACcacaggagaggaaggaaatggcTTCTGGAGTTAATACCAGGATTGACGATCTCCAAATG GTTCTGAATCAAACAGAGGACCACCGCCAGAGGGTTCTGCAGGCGGCTGCTAAAAACATCCGTGTCTGGTTCATCAAGGTGCGCAAGATGAAGGCCATCTACCACACCCTGAATCTGTGCAACATAGACGTGACCCAGAAGTGCCTGATCGCTGAGGTCTGGTGCCCTGTCACTGACCTCGATTCCATCCAGTTTGCACTCAGAAGGGGCACG GAACACAGTGGCTCCACGGTGCCCTCTATCTTGAACAGGATGCAAACAAATCAGACTCCCCCAACCTATAACAAAACGAACAAGTTCACATACGGCTTTCAGAACATAGTAGATGCTTATGGAATCGGGACTTACCGAGAGATAAACCCag cTCCATATACCATCATCACTTTCCCTTTCCTGTTTGCTGTAATGTTTGGGGACTTTGGCCATGGCATTTTAATGACCCTCTTTGCTGTGTGGATGGTGTTAAGAGAGAGCCGGATCCTCTCCCAGAAGAACGAGAATGAG ATGTTTAGTACTGTGTTCAGCGGTCGGTACATTATTCTATTGATGGGTGTGTTTTCCATCTACACTGGCCTCATCTACAATGATTGCTTTTCCAAGTCTCTTAATATCTTTGGGTCATCGTGGAGCGTACGGCCAATGTTCTCTTTATATAATTGGAC GGATGAGACACTTCGGGGGAACCCTGTGCTGCAGTTGAATCCAGCTGTCCCTGGAGTTTTTGGTGGACCGTACCCTTTTGGCATTGATCCA ATCTGGAACATTGCTACCAATAAACTGACCTTTCTCAACTCCTTTAAAATGAAGACGTCTGTTATCCTTGGCATCACCCACATGATGTTTGGAGTCAGCCTGAGCCTCTTCAACCATAC ctATTTCAAGAAGCCCCTGAATATCTACTTTGGATTTATTCCTGAAATAATCTTCATGACCTCTTTGTTTGGCTACTTGGTTATCCTTATATTTTATAAGTGGACAGCCTATGATGCTCATACATCTGAGAAAGCGCCAAGCCTTCTGATCCATTTCATAaacatgtttctcttttcctatggTGACTCTAGTAATTCAATGCTGTATTCTGGACAG AAAGGAATTCAGTGTTTCCTGGTAGTGGTTGCGCTACTCTGTGTACCTTGGATGCTACTATTTAAACCACTGGTCCTTCGCCGTCAGTATTTGAGGAGGAAGCATTTG GGAACTCTCAACTTTGGTGGGATCAGGGTGGGCAACGGACCGACAGAGGAGGATGCTGAGATTATTCAGCATGACCAGCTCTCCACCCATTCAGAGGACGCAGAAGAG CCTACCGAGGACGAAGTG TTTGACTTCGGGGACACCATGGTCCACCAGGCCATCCACACCATCGAGTACTGCCTGGGCTGCATCTCCAACACCGCCTCTTACCTGCGGCTCTGGGCCCTCAGCCTCGCTCATGCAC AGCTGTCTGAGGTGCTTTGGACCATGGTGATCCACATCGGCCTCAGCGTGAAGAGCTTGGCAGGAGGTTTTGCACTGTTCTTCATTTTCGCCGCCTTCGCCACCCTGACTGTGGCCATCCTCCTGATCATGGAGGGCCTCTCGGCCTTCCTGCACGCGCTGCGGTTACACTG ggTCGAGTTCCAGAATAAATTCTACAGCGGAACTGGTTTCAAGTTCCTACCCTTCTCCTTCGAGCACATTCGGGAAGGGAAGTTTGACGAGTGA
- the ATP6V0A1 gene encoding V-type proton ATPase 116 kDa subunit a isoform X3, whose protein sequence is MGELFRSEEMTLAQLFLQSEAAYCCVSELGELGKVQFRDLNPDVNVFQRKFVNEVRRCEEMDRKLRFVEKEIRKANIPIMDTGENPEVPFPRDMIDLEANFEKIENELKEINTNQEALKRNFLELTELKFILRKTQQFFDEMADPDLLEESSSLLEPSEMGRGTPLRLGFVAGVINRERIPTFERMLWRVCRGNVFLRQAEIENPLEDPVTGDYVHKSVFIIFFQGDQLKNRVKKICEGFRASLYPCPETPQERKEMASGVNTRIDDLQMVLNQTEDHRQRVLQAAAKNIRVWFIKVRKMKAIYHTLNLCNIDVTQKCLIAEVWCPVTDLDSIQFALRRGTEHSGSTVPSILNRMQTNQTPPTYNKTNKFTYGFQNIVDAYGIGTYREINPAPYTIITFPFLFAVMFGDFGHGILMTLFAVWMVLRESRILSQKNENEMFSTVFSGRYIILLMGVFSIYTGLIYNDCFSKSLNIFGSSWSVRPMFSLYNWTDETLRGNPVLQLNPAVPGVFGGPYPFGIDPIWNIATNKLTFLNSFKMKTSVILGITHMMFGVSLSLFNHTYFKKPLNIYFGFIPEIIFMTSLFGYLVILIFYKWTAYDAHTSEKAPSLLIHFINMFLFSYGDSSNSMLYSGQKGIQCFLVVVALLCVPWMLLFKPLVLRRQYLRRKHLEGQPVEAPVSPTPSQQGLEAAAAATGTLNFGGIRVGNGPTEEDAEIIQHDQLSTHSEDAEEPTEDEVFDFGDTMVHQAIHTIEYCLGCISNTASYLRLWALSLAHAQLSEVLWTMVIHIGLSVKSLAGGFALFFIFAAFATLTVAILLIMEGLSAFLHALRLHWVEFQNKFYSGTGFKFLPFSFEHIREGKFDE, encoded by the exons tTAAATCCAGATGTGAACGTTTTCCAGCGGAAATTTGTGAATGAAGTTagaagatgtgaagaaatggatCGAAAGCTCC GATTTGTTgagaaagagataagaaaagCTAATATCCCAATTATGGACACTGGTGAAAACCCAGAGGTGCCCTTCCCCCGGGACATGATTGACTTAGAG gcCAATTTTGAGAagattgaaaatgaactgaaggaaATCAACACAAACCAGGAAGCTCTGAAGAGAAATTTCCTGGAACTGACTGAATTAAAATTTATACTTCGCAAAACTCAGCAGTTTTTTGATGAG ATGGCGGATCCAGACCTGTTGGAAGAGTCTTCGTCCCTCTTGGAGCCGAGTGAGATGGGAAGAGGCACACCGTTAAGACTTGG cttcgtggctggtgtgattAACCGGGAGCGCATCCCTACTTTTGAGCGCATGCTTTGGCGGGTGTGCCGAGGGAATGTGTTCCTGCGACAGGCTGAAATCGAGAACCCCCTGGAGGATCCTGTGACT GGTGACTACGTGCACAAGTCTGTATTCATCATTTTCTTCCAAGGTGATCAGCTGAAAAACAGAGTCAAGAAAATCTGCGAGGG GTTCCGGGCCTCACTCTATCCCTGTCCTGAGACACcacaggagaggaaggaaatggcTTCTGGAGTTAATACCAGGATTGACGATCTCCAAATG GTTCTGAATCAAACAGAGGACCACCGCCAGAGGGTTCTGCAGGCGGCTGCTAAAAACATCCGTGTCTGGTTCATCAAGGTGCGCAAGATGAAGGCCATCTACCACACCCTGAATCTGTGCAACATAGACGTGACCCAGAAGTGCCTGATCGCTGAGGTCTGGTGCCCTGTCACTGACCTCGATTCCATCCAGTTTGCACTCAGAAGGGGCACG GAACACAGTGGCTCCACGGTGCCCTCTATCTTGAACAGGATGCAAACAAATCAGACTCCCCCAACCTATAACAAAACGAACAAGTTCACATACGGCTTTCAGAACATAGTAGATGCTTATGGAATCGGGACTTACCGAGAGATAAACCCag cTCCATATACCATCATCACTTTCCCTTTCCTGTTTGCTGTAATGTTTGGGGACTTTGGCCATGGCATTTTAATGACCCTCTTTGCTGTGTGGATGGTGTTAAGAGAGAGCCGGATCCTCTCCCAGAAGAACGAGAATGAG ATGTTTAGTACTGTGTTCAGCGGTCGGTACATTATTCTATTGATGGGTGTGTTTTCCATCTACACTGGCCTCATCTACAATGATTGCTTTTCCAAGTCTCTTAATATCTTTGGGTCATCGTGGAGCGTACGGCCAATGTTCTCTTTATATAATTGGAC GGATGAGACACTTCGGGGGAACCCTGTGCTGCAGTTGAATCCAGCTGTCCCTGGAGTTTTTGGTGGACCGTACCCTTTTGGCATTGATCCA ATCTGGAACATTGCTACCAATAAACTGACCTTTCTCAACTCCTTTAAAATGAAGACGTCTGTTATCCTTGGCATCACCCACATGATGTTTGGAGTCAGCCTGAGCCTCTTCAACCATAC ctATTTCAAGAAGCCCCTGAATATCTACTTTGGATTTATTCCTGAAATAATCTTCATGACCTCTTTGTTTGGCTACTTGGTTATCCTTATATTTTATAAGTGGACAGCCTATGATGCTCATACATCTGAGAAAGCGCCAAGCCTTCTGATCCATTTCATAaacatgtttctcttttcctatggTGACTCTAGTAATTCAATGCTGTATTCTGGACAG AAAGGAATTCAGTGTTTCCTGGTAGTGGTTGCGCTACTCTGTGTACCTTGGATGCTACTATTTAAACCACTGGTCCTTCGCCGTCAGTATTTGAGGAGGAAGCATTTG GAAGGGCAGCCTGTGGAGGCCCCAGTCAGCCCAACCCCGAGCCAGCAGGGACTAGAGGCAGCAGCGGCTGCAACA GGAACTCTCAACTTTGGTGGGATCAGGGTGGGCAACGGACCGACAGAGGAGGATGCTGAGATTATTCAGCATGACCAGCTCTCCACCCATTCAGAGGACGCAGAAGAG CCTACCGAGGACGAAGTG TTTGACTTCGGGGACACCATGGTCCACCAGGCCATCCACACCATCGAGTACTGCCTGGGCTGCATCTCCAACACCGCCTCTTACCTGCGGCTCTGGGCCCTCAGCCTCGCTCATGCAC AGCTGTCTGAGGTGCTTTGGACCATGGTGATCCACATCGGCCTCAGCGTGAAGAGCTTGGCAGGAGGTTTTGCACTGTTCTTCATTTTCGCCGCCTTCGCCACCCTGACTGTGGCCATCCTCCTGATCATGGAGGGCCTCTCGGCCTTCCTGCACGCGCTGCGGTTACACTG ggTCGAGTTCCAGAATAAATTCTACAGCGGAACTGGTTTCAAGTTCCTACCCTTCTCCTTCGAGCACATTCGGGAAGGGAAGTTTGACGAGTGA